Proteins encoded by one window of Bauldia sp.:
- a CDS encoding aldehyde dehydrogenase family protein: protein MTELHRNFIAGEWVAGEGIPNINPSNTDDVVGEYARASAADVQNAIAAAKAAFPAWSRSGIQQRHDILKAASDEILKRREEIGRLLSREEGKTLAEGIGETVRAGQIFDFFAGECLRLTGESVPSVRPGIEVNMTREAVGVVGIITPWNFPIAIPSWKIAPALAHGNTIVFKPADLVPGSSWAIVDILVRAGLPKGVLNLVMGKGSVVGQAMLDSPDINALTFTGSVTTGRRVADASVKVLRKFQLEMGGKNPLVVLDDADLKVAVEVAANGSYFSTGQRCTASSRLVVTAGIHDKFVAALTERLKGLVVDDALKDGTHIGPVVDPSQLKQDEDYIKIAKDEGATLAFGGSRLTRATPGFYLEPALFTDTKPEMRINREEVFGPVASVIRVKDYDEALAVANDTPFGLTSGICTTSLKYATHFKRNSEAGMVMVNLPTAGVDYHVPFGGRKGSSYGPREQGRYAQEFFTTVKTAYTQA from the coding sequence ATGACCGAACTCCACCGCAACTTCATCGCCGGCGAATGGGTGGCGGGCGAGGGTATCCCCAACATCAATCCGTCGAACACCGACGACGTCGTCGGCGAGTACGCCCGCGCCTCGGCGGCCGACGTGCAGAACGCCATCGCCGCTGCCAAGGCTGCCTTTCCGGCGTGGTCGCGTTCGGGCATCCAGCAGCGCCACGACATCCTGAAGGCGGCGTCGGACGAGATCCTGAAGCGGCGCGAGGAGATCGGGCGGCTCTTGTCGCGCGAGGAAGGCAAGACGCTCGCCGAGGGCATCGGCGAGACGGTGCGGGCCGGGCAGATTTTCGATTTCTTCGCCGGCGAATGTCTGCGCCTCACCGGCGAGTCGGTGCCCTCGGTCCGCCCCGGCATTGAGGTGAACATGACGCGCGAGGCGGTCGGCGTCGTCGGCATCATCACGCCGTGGAATTTCCCGATCGCGATTCCGTCGTGGAAGATCGCGCCGGCGCTCGCGCACGGCAACACCATCGTCTTCAAGCCGGCCGACCTGGTGCCGGGCTCATCGTGGGCGATCGTCGATATACTCGTGCGCGCCGGCCTGCCCAAGGGCGTGCTCAATCTCGTCATGGGCAAGGGCTCGGTCGTCGGCCAGGCGATGCTCGACTCGCCCGACATCAACGCGCTGACCTTCACCGGCTCGGTCACCACCGGCCGCCGCGTCGCCGATGCGTCGGTCAAGGTGCTGCGCAAGTTCCAGTTGGAGATGGGGGGCAAGAACCCGCTGGTCGTGCTTGACGATGCCGATCTCAAAGTCGCCGTCGAGGTTGCCGCCAACGGGTCTTACTTCTCGACCGGCCAGCGCTGCACGGCATCGTCGCGCCTCGTCGTCACCGCCGGCATCCACGACAAGTTCGTCGCGGCACTCACCGAGCGCCTCAAGGGCCTCGTCGTCGACGACGCGCTGAAGGACGGCACGCACATCGGCCCGGTGGTCGATCCGTCGCAGCTCAAGCAGGACGAGGACTACATCAAAATCGCCAAGGACGAGGGCGCGACGCTTGCCTTCGGCGGCAGCCGGCTGACGCGCGCTACGCCCGGCTTCTATCTCGAGCCGGCGCTGTTCACCGACACCAAGCCCGAGATGCGCATCAACCGCGAGGAAGTCTTCGGCCCGGTGGCGAGCGTCATCCGCGTCAAGGACTACGACGAGGCGCTGGCGGTGGCGAACGACACGCCCTTCGGCCTGACCTCGGGCATCTGCACGACGAGCCTCAAGTACGCGACGCACTTCAAGCGCAACTCAGAGGCCGGCATGGTGATGGTCAACCTGCCGACGGCGGGCGTCGATTATCACGTGCCGTTCGGCGGCCGCAAAGGCTCGAGCTACGGCCCGCGCGAGCAGGGGCGGTATGCGCAGGAGTTTTTCACGACGGTGAAGACGGCGTACACGCAGGCGTAG